A portion of the Bombus terrestris chromosome 3, iyBomTerr1.2, whole genome shotgun sequence genome contains these proteins:
- the LOC100647013 gene encoding gamma-aminobutyric acid type B receptor subunit 1 isoform X4, whose product MIGLVIFLTLTGAIGGSLPPDDADNVLHIGGIFPIRGKGGWQGGQACMPAVNLALEDVNREKNLLPGFILKLHSNDSECEPGLGASVMYNLLYYKPHKLMLLAGCSTVCTTVAEAAKMWNLVVLCYGASSPALSDRNRFPTLFRTHPSATVHNPTRIKLLQKFGWSRVAILQQAEEVFISTVEDLEARCKEAGIEIVTRQSFLSDPSDAVRNLRRQDARIIVGLFYVVAARRVLCELYHQNLYGKSYVWFFIGWYEDNWFEKNLETEGITCTIEQMRRAAEGHLTTEALMWNQNNDTTISGMTSEDFRQRLNKVLKESSFDIDNNHYPEGYQEAPLAYDAVWSVALAFNKTMEKLSKQGKSLKNFTYTNKEIADEIYSAINSTQFLGVSGYVAFSSQGDRIALTQIEQVVDGKYVKLGYYDTQSDNLTWRNMERWIGGKVPQDRTIVRTVLRTVSLPLFICMGTISSVGIVIALALIIFNIWNRHRRVIMSSHPVCNTIMLVGVIACLVSVFLLGIDGRFVAPWEYPAICQARSWMLSTGFTLAFGAMFSKVWRVHRLTTKTKADQAKLFMAKQKVSSIQKKVQPWKLYTMVSGLLAVDIVLLVSWQVFDPLQRKMETFPLESSSSGDDDAMIRPELEHCESIHNNIWLGLVYSYKGIILVFGLFLAYETRSIKVKQINDSRYVGMSIYNVVVLCLITAPVTMVIASQQDANFAFVALAIIFCCFLSMALIFVPKVIEVIRHPKDKAESKYNPDVGMSKEDEERYQKLLSENDELQKLIAAKEEKIKLLKQTLAERDTLKGGSGNVPKDSLIVADFVTGEGTSDSAIGSYL is encoded by the exons ATGATAGGGCTTGTTATATTTTTAACGTTGACGGGTGCGATCGGGGGTTCGTTACCTCCCGACGACGCCGACAATGTGTTGCATATCGGTGGCATTTTTCCCATACGAGGAAAGGGTGGATGGCAGGGTGGCCAG GCTTGCATGCCAGCAGTGAACCTGGCTCTAGAGGATGTTAACCGTGAAAAAAATTTGTTACCTGGATTCATACTGAAGCTTCACTCGAACGATAGCGAG TGCGAGCCAGGACTCGGTGCCTCGGTGATGTACAATTTATTATACTATAAACCACACAAATTAATGTTGTTAGCCGGATGTAGTACGGTATGTACGACCGTCGCTGAAGCAGCGAAAATGTGGAATCTGGTAGTG TTGTGTTACGGTGCGTCATCTCCTGCGTTGTCGGATCGAAATCGGTTCCCGACGCTTTTCAGGACACACCCGTCAGCCACGGTGCACAATCCCACGAGAATTAAACTGTTGCAAAAATTTGGCTGGTCTCGAGTGGCAATCTTGCAGCAAGCCGAAGAAGTGTTCATATCT ACCGTAGAAGATTTAGAGGCACGTTGCAAGGAAGCAGGAATAGAAATAGTTACGCGTCAGAGCTTCCTGTCGGACCCGTCGGACGCGGTGAGAAATCTGCGTCGCCAAGATGCCAGAATCATCGTCGGTTTGTTTTACGTGGTGGCCGCGAGAAGAGTTCTCTGCGAATTGTATCATCAGAATCTGTACGGCAAAAGTTACGTGTGGTTCTTCATCGGTTGGTACGAGGATAATTGGTTCGAGAAGAACTTGGAAACGGAGGGAATCACGTGCACGATAGAACAAATGAGGCGCGCGGCTGAAGGACACTTGACGACCGAGGCTCTCATGTGGAATCAAAATAACGACACGACAATCAGCGGGATGACTTCCGAGGATTTTAGGCAGAGATTAAACAAAGTGCTGAAGGAAAGCAGCTTCGACATCGATAACAATCACTACCCCGAAGGATATCAAGAAGCGCCCCTCGCTTACGACGCGGTTTGGTCGGTGGCGTTAG CTTTCAATAAAACAATGGAGAAGCTGAGTAAGCAAGGAAAGAGTCTAAAGAACTTCACCTACACCAACAAGGAGATAGCAGACGAAATTTACTCGGCGATCAACTCCACTCAGTTTCTAGGGGTATCT GGATACGTTGCATTTAGTTCGCAAGGTGACAGAATCGCATTGACCCAAATCGAGCAAGTGGTCGATGGAAAGTACGTTAAGTTGGGATATTACGATACGCAAAGCGACAATCTGACTTGGAGGAATATGGAAAGGTGGATCGGTGGCAAAGTACCTCAGGATAGGACCATCGTAAGGACCGTTCTAAGGACAGTCTCGTTGCCTTTGTTTATTTGCATGGGAACTATATCATCGGTGGGAATCGTAATAGCGCTggcattaataatttttaatatatggaACAGGCACAGAAG GGTTATAATGTCGTCGCATCCTGTGTGCAATACAATAATGCTTGTTGGAGTGATAGCGTGTCTGGTGTCGGTGTTTCTGTTGGGAATCGATGGTAGATTCGTTGCACCGTGGGAATATCCAGCTATCTGCCAGGCTAGATCCTGGATGTTATCTACGGGATTTACTCTGGCGTTCGGCGCGATGTTCAGCAAAGTGTGGCGGGTCCACAGACTCACGACAAAAACGAAAGCCGATCAAGCGAAA TTGTTCATGGCTAAACAAAAAGTTTCGTCCATACAGAAGAAAGTTCAACCGTGGAAGCTGTATACGATGGTAAGCGGACTGTTAGCGGTGGATATAGTGTTGTTAGTCTCCTGGCAAGTATTCGATCCTTTGCAAAGAAAGATGGAAACCTTTCCGTTGGAGTCGTCTTCGTCTGGCGATGACGACGCAATGATCAGACCCGAGTTGGAGCATTGCGAGAGCATACACAATAATATTTGGCTTG GTTTGGTTTACAGCTACAAAGGAATAATTCTGGTATTCGGACTGTTTTTGGCGTACGAAACGAGGAGCATCAAAGTTAAACAGATCAATGATTCTAGATACGTCGGGATGTCGATATACAACGTGGTTGTTCTCTGTTTGATCACAGCGCCGGTGACGATGGTGATTGCCAGCCAGCAAGACGCTAATTTCGCTTTCGTTGCACTCGCCATTATTTTCTGCTGTTTCTTAAGCATGGCGCTGATCTTTGTGCCTAAAGTGATCGAAGTGATCAGGCATCCGAAAGACAAGGCCGAATCTAAGTACAATCCGGACGTGGGCATGTCGAAGGAAGACGAGGAAAGGTATCAGAAGCTACTTAGCGAGAACGACGAGCTTCAGAAACTGATCGCCGCG aaggaagaaaagatcAAACTTCTGAAACAGACGTTGGCCGAGCGAGACACGCTGAAAGGTGGCAGCGGAAACGTTCCGAAGGATTCGTTGATAGTCGCCGATTTTGTAACCGGCGAGGGGACTTCGGATAGCGCAATCG GATCGTACTTGTAG
- the LOC100647013 gene encoding gamma-aminobutyric acid type B receptor subunit 1 isoform X2: protein MIGLVIFLTLTGAIGGSLPPDDADNVLHIGGIFPIRGKGGWQGGQACMPAVNLALEDVNREKNLLPGFILKLHSNDSECEPGLGASVMYNLLYYKPHKLMLLAGCSTVCTTVAEAAKMWNLVVLCYGASSPALSDRNRFPTLFRTHPSATVHNPTRIKLLQKFGWSRVAILQQAEEVFISTVEDLEARCKEAGIEIVTRQSFLSDPSDAVRNLRRQDARIIVGLFYVVAARRVLCELYHQNLYGKSYVWFFIGWYEDNWFEKNLETEGITCTIEQMRRAAEGHLTTEALMWNQNNDTTISGMTSEDFRQRLNKVLKESSFDIDNNHYPEGYQEAPLAYDAVWSVALAFNKTMEKLSKQGKSLKNFTYTNKEIADEIYSAINSTQFLGVSGYVAFSSQGDRIALTQIEQVVDGKYVKLGYYDTQSDNLTWRNMERWIGGKVPQDRTIVRTVLRTVSLPLFICMGTISSVGIVIALALIIFNIWNRHRRVIMSSHPVCNTIMLVGVIACLVSVFLLGIDGRFVAPWEYPAICQARSWMLSTGFTLAFGAMFSKVWRVHRLTTKTKADQAKLFMAKQKVSSIQKKVQPWKLYTMVSGLLAVDIVLLVSWQVFDPLQRKMETFPLESSSSGDDDAMIRPELEHCESIHNNIWLGLVYSYKGIILVFGLFLAYETRSIKVKQINDSRYVGMSIYNVVVLCLITAPVTMVIASQQDANFAFVALAIIFCCFLSMALIFVPKVIEVIRHPKDKAESKYNPDVGMSKEDEERYQKLLSENDELQKLIAAKEEKIKLLKQTLAERDTLKGGSGNVPKDSLIVADFVTGEGTSDSAIDSPCVKFLPFLAGS, encoded by the exons ATGATAGGGCTTGTTATATTTTTAACGTTGACGGGTGCGATCGGGGGTTCGTTACCTCCCGACGACGCCGACAATGTGTTGCATATCGGTGGCATTTTTCCCATACGAGGAAAGGGTGGATGGCAGGGTGGCCAG GCTTGCATGCCAGCAGTGAACCTGGCTCTAGAGGATGTTAACCGTGAAAAAAATTTGTTACCTGGATTCATACTGAAGCTTCACTCGAACGATAGCGAG TGCGAGCCAGGACTCGGTGCCTCGGTGATGTACAATTTATTATACTATAAACCACACAAATTAATGTTGTTAGCCGGATGTAGTACGGTATGTACGACCGTCGCTGAAGCAGCGAAAATGTGGAATCTGGTAGTG TTGTGTTACGGTGCGTCATCTCCTGCGTTGTCGGATCGAAATCGGTTCCCGACGCTTTTCAGGACACACCCGTCAGCCACGGTGCACAATCCCACGAGAATTAAACTGTTGCAAAAATTTGGCTGGTCTCGAGTGGCAATCTTGCAGCAAGCCGAAGAAGTGTTCATATCT ACCGTAGAAGATTTAGAGGCACGTTGCAAGGAAGCAGGAATAGAAATAGTTACGCGTCAGAGCTTCCTGTCGGACCCGTCGGACGCGGTGAGAAATCTGCGTCGCCAAGATGCCAGAATCATCGTCGGTTTGTTTTACGTGGTGGCCGCGAGAAGAGTTCTCTGCGAATTGTATCATCAGAATCTGTACGGCAAAAGTTACGTGTGGTTCTTCATCGGTTGGTACGAGGATAATTGGTTCGAGAAGAACTTGGAAACGGAGGGAATCACGTGCACGATAGAACAAATGAGGCGCGCGGCTGAAGGACACTTGACGACCGAGGCTCTCATGTGGAATCAAAATAACGACACGACAATCAGCGGGATGACTTCCGAGGATTTTAGGCAGAGATTAAACAAAGTGCTGAAGGAAAGCAGCTTCGACATCGATAACAATCACTACCCCGAAGGATATCAAGAAGCGCCCCTCGCTTACGACGCGGTTTGGTCGGTGGCGTTAG CTTTCAATAAAACAATGGAGAAGCTGAGTAAGCAAGGAAAGAGTCTAAAGAACTTCACCTACACCAACAAGGAGATAGCAGACGAAATTTACTCGGCGATCAACTCCACTCAGTTTCTAGGGGTATCT GGATACGTTGCATTTAGTTCGCAAGGTGACAGAATCGCATTGACCCAAATCGAGCAAGTGGTCGATGGAAAGTACGTTAAGTTGGGATATTACGATACGCAAAGCGACAATCTGACTTGGAGGAATATGGAAAGGTGGATCGGTGGCAAAGTACCTCAGGATAGGACCATCGTAAGGACCGTTCTAAGGACAGTCTCGTTGCCTTTGTTTATTTGCATGGGAACTATATCATCGGTGGGAATCGTAATAGCGCTggcattaataatttttaatatatggaACAGGCACAGAAG GGTTATAATGTCGTCGCATCCTGTGTGCAATACAATAATGCTTGTTGGAGTGATAGCGTGTCTGGTGTCGGTGTTTCTGTTGGGAATCGATGGTAGATTCGTTGCACCGTGGGAATATCCAGCTATCTGCCAGGCTAGATCCTGGATGTTATCTACGGGATTTACTCTGGCGTTCGGCGCGATGTTCAGCAAAGTGTGGCGGGTCCACAGACTCACGACAAAAACGAAAGCCGATCAAGCGAAA TTGTTCATGGCTAAACAAAAAGTTTCGTCCATACAGAAGAAAGTTCAACCGTGGAAGCTGTATACGATGGTAAGCGGACTGTTAGCGGTGGATATAGTGTTGTTAGTCTCCTGGCAAGTATTCGATCCTTTGCAAAGAAAGATGGAAACCTTTCCGTTGGAGTCGTCTTCGTCTGGCGATGACGACGCAATGATCAGACCCGAGTTGGAGCATTGCGAGAGCATACACAATAATATTTGGCTTG GTTTGGTTTACAGCTACAAAGGAATAATTCTGGTATTCGGACTGTTTTTGGCGTACGAAACGAGGAGCATCAAAGTTAAACAGATCAATGATTCTAGATACGTCGGGATGTCGATATACAACGTGGTTGTTCTCTGTTTGATCACAGCGCCGGTGACGATGGTGATTGCCAGCCAGCAAGACGCTAATTTCGCTTTCGTTGCACTCGCCATTATTTTCTGCTGTTTCTTAAGCATGGCGCTGATCTTTGTGCCTAAAGTGATCGAAGTGATCAGGCATCCGAAAGACAAGGCCGAATCTAAGTACAATCCGGACGTGGGCATGTCGAAGGAAGACGAGGAAAGGTATCAGAAGCTACTTAGCGAGAACGACGAGCTTCAGAAACTGATCGCCGCG aaggaagaaaagatcAAACTTCTGAAACAGACGTTGGCCGAGCGAGACACGCTGAAAGGTGGCAGCGGAAACGTTCCGAAGGATTCGTTGATAGTCGCCGATTTTGTAACCGGCGAGGGGACTTCGGATAGCGCAATCG ATTCGCCGTGCGTTAAGTTTCTGCCCTTTCTGGCTGGATCGTAA
- the LOC100647013 gene encoding gamma-aminobutyric acid type B receptor subunit 1 isoform X3 → MIGLVIFLTLTGAIGGSLPPDDADNVLHIGGIFPIRGKGGWQGGQACMPAVNLALEDVNREKNLLPGFILKLHSNDSECEPGLGASVMYNLLYYKPHKLMLLAGCSTVCTTVAEAAKMWNLVVLCYGASSPALSDRNRFPTLFRTHPSATVHNPTRIKLLQKFGWSRVAILQQAEEVFISTVEDLEARCKEAGIEIVTRQSFLSDPSDAVRNLRRQDARIIVGLFYVVAARRVLCELYHQNLYGKSYVWFFIGWYEDNWFEKNLETEGITCTIEQMRRAAEGHLTTEALMWNQNNDTTISGMTSEDFRQRLNKVLKESSFDIDNNHYPEGYQEAPLAYDAVWSVALAFNKTMEKLSKQGKSLKNFTYTNKEIADEIYSAINSTQFLGVSGYVAFSSQGDRIALTQIEQVVDGKYVKLGYYDTQSDNLTWRNMERWIGGKVPQDRTIVRTVLRTVSLPLFICMGTISSVGIVIALALIIFNIWNRHRRVIMSSHPVCNTIMLVGVIACLVSVFLLGIDGRFVAPWEYPAICQARSWMLSTGFTLAFGAMFSKVWRVHRLTTKTKADQAKLFMAKQKVSSIQKKVQPWKLYTMVSGLLAVDIVLLVSWQVFDPLQRKMETFPLESSSSGDDDAMIRPELEHCESIHNNIWLGLVYSYKGIILVFGLFLAYETRSIKVKQINDSRYVGMSIYNVVVLCLITAPVTMVIASQQDANFAFVALAIIFCCFLSMALIFVPKVIEVIRHPKDKAESKYNPDVGMSKEDEERYQKLLSENDELQKLIAAKEEKIKLLKQTLAERDTLKGGSGNVPKDSLIVADFVTGEGTSDSAIETDQVG, encoded by the exons ATGATAGGGCTTGTTATATTTTTAACGTTGACGGGTGCGATCGGGGGTTCGTTACCTCCCGACGACGCCGACAATGTGTTGCATATCGGTGGCATTTTTCCCATACGAGGAAAGGGTGGATGGCAGGGTGGCCAG GCTTGCATGCCAGCAGTGAACCTGGCTCTAGAGGATGTTAACCGTGAAAAAAATTTGTTACCTGGATTCATACTGAAGCTTCACTCGAACGATAGCGAG TGCGAGCCAGGACTCGGTGCCTCGGTGATGTACAATTTATTATACTATAAACCACACAAATTAATGTTGTTAGCCGGATGTAGTACGGTATGTACGACCGTCGCTGAAGCAGCGAAAATGTGGAATCTGGTAGTG TTGTGTTACGGTGCGTCATCTCCTGCGTTGTCGGATCGAAATCGGTTCCCGACGCTTTTCAGGACACACCCGTCAGCCACGGTGCACAATCCCACGAGAATTAAACTGTTGCAAAAATTTGGCTGGTCTCGAGTGGCAATCTTGCAGCAAGCCGAAGAAGTGTTCATATCT ACCGTAGAAGATTTAGAGGCACGTTGCAAGGAAGCAGGAATAGAAATAGTTACGCGTCAGAGCTTCCTGTCGGACCCGTCGGACGCGGTGAGAAATCTGCGTCGCCAAGATGCCAGAATCATCGTCGGTTTGTTTTACGTGGTGGCCGCGAGAAGAGTTCTCTGCGAATTGTATCATCAGAATCTGTACGGCAAAAGTTACGTGTGGTTCTTCATCGGTTGGTACGAGGATAATTGGTTCGAGAAGAACTTGGAAACGGAGGGAATCACGTGCACGATAGAACAAATGAGGCGCGCGGCTGAAGGACACTTGACGACCGAGGCTCTCATGTGGAATCAAAATAACGACACGACAATCAGCGGGATGACTTCCGAGGATTTTAGGCAGAGATTAAACAAAGTGCTGAAGGAAAGCAGCTTCGACATCGATAACAATCACTACCCCGAAGGATATCAAGAAGCGCCCCTCGCTTACGACGCGGTTTGGTCGGTGGCGTTAG CTTTCAATAAAACAATGGAGAAGCTGAGTAAGCAAGGAAAGAGTCTAAAGAACTTCACCTACACCAACAAGGAGATAGCAGACGAAATTTACTCGGCGATCAACTCCACTCAGTTTCTAGGGGTATCT GGATACGTTGCATTTAGTTCGCAAGGTGACAGAATCGCATTGACCCAAATCGAGCAAGTGGTCGATGGAAAGTACGTTAAGTTGGGATATTACGATACGCAAAGCGACAATCTGACTTGGAGGAATATGGAAAGGTGGATCGGTGGCAAAGTACCTCAGGATAGGACCATCGTAAGGACCGTTCTAAGGACAGTCTCGTTGCCTTTGTTTATTTGCATGGGAACTATATCATCGGTGGGAATCGTAATAGCGCTggcattaataatttttaatatatggaACAGGCACAGAAG GGTTATAATGTCGTCGCATCCTGTGTGCAATACAATAATGCTTGTTGGAGTGATAGCGTGTCTGGTGTCGGTGTTTCTGTTGGGAATCGATGGTAGATTCGTTGCACCGTGGGAATATCCAGCTATCTGCCAGGCTAGATCCTGGATGTTATCTACGGGATTTACTCTGGCGTTCGGCGCGATGTTCAGCAAAGTGTGGCGGGTCCACAGACTCACGACAAAAACGAAAGCCGATCAAGCGAAA TTGTTCATGGCTAAACAAAAAGTTTCGTCCATACAGAAGAAAGTTCAACCGTGGAAGCTGTATACGATGGTAAGCGGACTGTTAGCGGTGGATATAGTGTTGTTAGTCTCCTGGCAAGTATTCGATCCTTTGCAAAGAAAGATGGAAACCTTTCCGTTGGAGTCGTCTTCGTCTGGCGATGACGACGCAATGATCAGACCCGAGTTGGAGCATTGCGAGAGCATACACAATAATATTTGGCTTG GTTTGGTTTACAGCTACAAAGGAATAATTCTGGTATTCGGACTGTTTTTGGCGTACGAAACGAGGAGCATCAAAGTTAAACAGATCAATGATTCTAGATACGTCGGGATGTCGATATACAACGTGGTTGTTCTCTGTTTGATCACAGCGCCGGTGACGATGGTGATTGCCAGCCAGCAAGACGCTAATTTCGCTTTCGTTGCACTCGCCATTATTTTCTGCTGTTTCTTAAGCATGGCGCTGATCTTTGTGCCTAAAGTGATCGAAGTGATCAGGCATCCGAAAGACAAGGCCGAATCTAAGTACAATCCGGACGTGGGCATGTCGAAGGAAGACGAGGAAAGGTATCAGAAGCTACTTAGCGAGAACGACGAGCTTCAGAAACTGATCGCCGCG aaggaagaaaagatcAAACTTCTGAAACAGACGTTGGCCGAGCGAGACACGCTGAAAGGTGGCAGCGGAAACGTTCCGAAGGATTCGTTGATAGTCGCCGATTTTGTAACCGGCGAGGGGACTTCGGATAGCGCAATCG AAACGGACCAGGTTGGCTGA
- the LOC100647013 gene encoding gamma-aminobutyric acid type B receptor subunit 1 isoform X5, with translation MIGLVIFLTLTGAIGGSLPPDDADNVLHIGGIFPIRGKGGWQGGQACMPAVNLALEDVNREKNLLPGFILKLHSNDSECEPGLGASVMYNLLYYKPHKLMLLAGCSTVCTTVAEAAKMWNLVVLCYGASSPALSDRNRFPTLFRTHPSATVHNPTRIKLLQKFGWSRVAILQQAEEVFISTVEDLEARCKEAGIEIVTRQSFLSDPSDAVRNLRRQDARIIVGLFYVVAARRVLCELYHQNLYGKSYVWFFIGWYEDNWFEKNLETEGITCTIEQMRRAAEGHLTTEALMWNQNNDTTISGMTSEDFRQRLNKVLKESSFDIDNNHYPEGYQEAPLAYDAVWSVALAFNKTMEKLSKQGKSLKNFTYTNKEIADEIYSAINSTQFLGVSGYVAFSSQGDRIALTQIEQVVDGKYVKLGYYDTQSDNLTWRNMERWIGGKVPQDRTIVRTVLRTVSLPLFICMGTISSVGIVIALALIIFNIWNRHRRVIMSSHPVCNTIMLVGVIACLVSVFLLGIDGRFVAPWEYPAICQARSWMLSTGFTLAFGAMFSKVWRVHRLTTKTKADQAKKKVQPWKLYTMVSGLLAVDIVLLVSWQVFDPLQRKMETFPLESSSSGDDDAMIRPELEHCESIHNNIWLGLVYSYKGIILVFGLFLAYETRSIKVKQINDSRYVGMSIYNVVVLCLITAPVTMVIASQQDANFAFVALAIIFCCFLSMALIFVPKVIEVIRHPKDKAESKYNPDVGMSKEDEERYQKLLSENDELQKLIAAKEEKIKLLKQTLAERDTLKGGSGNVPKDSLIVADFVTGEGTSDSAIDSPCVKFLPFLAGS, from the exons ATGATAGGGCTTGTTATATTTTTAACGTTGACGGGTGCGATCGGGGGTTCGTTACCTCCCGACGACGCCGACAATGTGTTGCATATCGGTGGCATTTTTCCCATACGAGGAAAGGGTGGATGGCAGGGTGGCCAG GCTTGCATGCCAGCAGTGAACCTGGCTCTAGAGGATGTTAACCGTGAAAAAAATTTGTTACCTGGATTCATACTGAAGCTTCACTCGAACGATAGCGAG TGCGAGCCAGGACTCGGTGCCTCGGTGATGTACAATTTATTATACTATAAACCACACAAATTAATGTTGTTAGCCGGATGTAGTACGGTATGTACGACCGTCGCTGAAGCAGCGAAAATGTGGAATCTGGTAGTG TTGTGTTACGGTGCGTCATCTCCTGCGTTGTCGGATCGAAATCGGTTCCCGACGCTTTTCAGGACACACCCGTCAGCCACGGTGCACAATCCCACGAGAATTAAACTGTTGCAAAAATTTGGCTGGTCTCGAGTGGCAATCTTGCAGCAAGCCGAAGAAGTGTTCATATCT ACCGTAGAAGATTTAGAGGCACGTTGCAAGGAAGCAGGAATAGAAATAGTTACGCGTCAGAGCTTCCTGTCGGACCCGTCGGACGCGGTGAGAAATCTGCGTCGCCAAGATGCCAGAATCATCGTCGGTTTGTTTTACGTGGTGGCCGCGAGAAGAGTTCTCTGCGAATTGTATCATCAGAATCTGTACGGCAAAAGTTACGTGTGGTTCTTCATCGGTTGGTACGAGGATAATTGGTTCGAGAAGAACTTGGAAACGGAGGGAATCACGTGCACGATAGAACAAATGAGGCGCGCGGCTGAAGGACACTTGACGACCGAGGCTCTCATGTGGAATCAAAATAACGACACGACAATCAGCGGGATGACTTCCGAGGATTTTAGGCAGAGATTAAACAAAGTGCTGAAGGAAAGCAGCTTCGACATCGATAACAATCACTACCCCGAAGGATATCAAGAAGCGCCCCTCGCTTACGACGCGGTTTGGTCGGTGGCGTTAG CTTTCAATAAAACAATGGAGAAGCTGAGTAAGCAAGGAAAGAGTCTAAAGAACTTCACCTACACCAACAAGGAGATAGCAGACGAAATTTACTCGGCGATCAACTCCACTCAGTTTCTAGGGGTATCT GGATACGTTGCATTTAGTTCGCAAGGTGACAGAATCGCATTGACCCAAATCGAGCAAGTGGTCGATGGAAAGTACGTTAAGTTGGGATATTACGATACGCAAAGCGACAATCTGACTTGGAGGAATATGGAAAGGTGGATCGGTGGCAAAGTACCTCAGGATAGGACCATCGTAAGGACCGTTCTAAGGACAGTCTCGTTGCCTTTGTTTATTTGCATGGGAACTATATCATCGGTGGGAATCGTAATAGCGCTggcattaataatttttaatatatggaACAGGCACAGAAG GGTTATAATGTCGTCGCATCCTGTGTGCAATACAATAATGCTTGTTGGAGTGATAGCGTGTCTGGTGTCGGTGTTTCTGTTGGGAATCGATGGTAGATTCGTTGCACCGTGGGAATATCCAGCTATCTGCCAGGCTAGATCCTGGATGTTATCTACGGGATTTACTCTGGCGTTCGGCGCGATGTTCAGCAAAGTGTGGCGGGTCCACAGACTCACGACAAAAACGAAAGCCGATCAAGCGAAA AAGAAAGTTCAACCGTGGAAGCTGTATACGATGGTAAGCGGACTGTTAGCGGTGGATATAGTGTTGTTAGTCTCCTGGCAAGTATTCGATCCTTTGCAAAGAAAGATGGAAACCTTTCCGTTGGAGTCGTCTTCGTCTGGCGATGACGACGCAATGATCAGACCCGAGTTGGAGCATTGCGAGAGCATACACAATAATATTTGGCTTG GTTTGGTTTACAGCTACAAAGGAATAATTCTGGTATTCGGACTGTTTTTGGCGTACGAAACGAGGAGCATCAAAGTTAAACAGATCAATGATTCTAGATACGTCGGGATGTCGATATACAACGTGGTTGTTCTCTGTTTGATCACAGCGCCGGTGACGATGGTGATTGCCAGCCAGCAAGACGCTAATTTCGCTTTCGTTGCACTCGCCATTATTTTCTGCTGTTTCTTAAGCATGGCGCTGATCTTTGTGCCTAAAGTGATCGAAGTGATCAGGCATCCGAAAGACAAGGCCGAATCTAAGTACAATCCGGACGTGGGCATGTCGAAGGAAGACGAGGAAAGGTATCAGAAGCTACTTAGCGAGAACGACGAGCTTCAGAAACTGATCGCCGCG aaggaagaaaagatcAAACTTCTGAAACAGACGTTGGCCGAGCGAGACACGCTGAAAGGTGGCAGCGGAAACGTTCCGAAGGATTCGTTGATAGTCGCCGATTTTGTAACCGGCGAGGGGACTTCGGATAGCGCAATCG ATTCGCCGTGCGTTAAGTTTCTGCCCTTTCTGGCTGGATCGTAA